A single window of Gammaproteobacteria bacterium DNA harbors:
- a CDS encoding AraC family transcriptional regulator, with product MPTTEIDILSQVLRSIRLRGSIFFCSKLSAPWGMTLTTTAHPRFHIVLEGSCWLQADDMPEPVQMHAGDCVLLTHGSAHWIADNPNSDRIASETAAAAYEKGEPLFSGSKTSTRLLCGRFHFDTRSQHPLITTLPATIRMTHVGTTERHWLYQTALLLDDELQQRRAGVDVLIDRICETLFVQILRSDHSLKNTPSGFLSALHDPVISRALQCIHEQLSYDWTVEDLAAQCHLSRSAFASRFQQKIGLAPIAYLTLWRMENALCLLRDTPLSLAQIADHLGYSSDMALSKAFKRFYDETPGAVRKTMRNEFLLMQ from the coding sequence ATGCCTACCACTGAAATTGACATTCTAAGCCAGGTGCTACGCTCTATTCGTCTGCGCGGGAGTATCTTTTTTTGCTCCAAGCTCTCTGCACCCTGGGGTATGACACTGACCACAACAGCGCATCCGCGCTTTCATATCGTGCTTGAAGGCAGCTGCTGGCTACAGGCAGACGATATGCCAGAACCCGTACAAATGCATGCGGGTGACTGTGTGTTATTAACCCACGGCAGTGCACACTGGATTGCCGATAACCCCAACAGCGACCGTATTGCCAGCGAAACTGCCGCCGCTGCATACGAAAAGGGTGAGCCTTTATTTAGCGGTAGCAAAACCAGCACACGTTTGCTATGTGGGCGCTTCCACTTTGACACACGTAGCCAGCACCCGCTCATCACAACATTACCCGCCACTATTCGTATGACCCATGTTGGCACAACAGAACGCCACTGGCTTTACCAAACCGCTCTGTTACTTGACGACGAGTTACAACAACGTCGCGCAGGGGTTGATGTGCTCATTGACCGTATCTGTGAAACCTTGTTTGTGCAGATTTTACGCAGTGATCACTCGCTGAAAAACACACCATCAGGGTTTCTTTCAGCACTGCACGATCCAGTAATCAGCCGTGCATTGCAGTGTATCCATGAGCAACTGTCGTATGACTGGACAGTCGAAGATCTGGCCGCACAATGTCACCTGTCACGCTCTGCGTTTGCCAGTCGTTTTCAACAAAAAATAGGCCTTGCGCCTATTGCCTATCTCACCCTGTGGCGCATGGAAAATGCATTGTGCCTGCTGCGCGACACACCCTTGTCATTGGCGCAAATTGCCGATCACTTGGGTTATTCTAGCGATATGGCCTTATCCAAAGCCTTTAAACGCTTTTACGATGAGACACCGGGTGCAGTACGTAAAACCATGCGTAATGAATTTTTACTCATGCAATAA